From the genome of Solanum lycopersicum chromosome 12, SLM_r2.1:
TTGAATTGTTTTATGTTAATTGATTTTTGGCCAGTGAATGGATATTATGAGATGATAATATCTCTAGTTAATCCTCTTTCATATTCCATCTATCAAAGTCCTTGAATAGCCTTCAATTGACTTGAATGACATTTACAATATTCAAATGGTTACACTTTCCAAAACTGAGCCATTGCCCATTATATTTTGTTGTCAGATGTTAGCATCTTTTCCCTTCTTTACTCCTATATATTCTCTATGTGTTTCCACTTTGTTAAGTGtgaaaaatcaagaatcaaTACTAAGAAACAAAGtctcttcttctccatttcttGAGTgctgggttttcttctaaataaaTCTTTATAGTTTCTGTGTTTCTAGTTCTATACTAGAAGAGCTTATTGAATCATAGGGGACAGTGTCTTTGACATGCCTCAAGCTTTCAAGAGTTCTCGACAGGTTTCGTGATCAAGTATTTTCCATAAGAATCCAACACCAATTTCAAAGCTTAACTGGTAgtgaaaaagaaatacaaaaagtTAAAGTTCTATTTTTCTGCTTTAAAGCTCAGAAGAGTTATTGGAACATTACGCAGAAACATTGgctattttaaaagaaatgatttttatattctttattcATATTAGCACAGGAGGTTAGTTGATTCAGATGACTTACAAGCTCTAGATTGCAGATTTTGCAAGCGCATCCAAATATGTTAGAAGTAAAAGATCCATCCAAGTGATACCAACTAGCTGAGAATAATATATTAGTGTGTGTGAGGAATCCTTTTCATCTTGATTAGAGACTTGTATATCTCTATAAGAATAAATGTGAGATTTGAAGAACCTTTAGTTCAAGAGAACTTCTAATTTGCtttattattcaatattaaaTGAACTTGAGTAGCATGTAATGATACATAGATTCATATTTTCGAACCCAAATACTTTGGGGCGGAGGCTTAGTTAACTGCTGGAATTTTTACGTACTTACTGTTCTGATTTGTACttataaatgaaaaagatggagaagatttatttttcatgtatttcATCTCTTAGTTCTTATTGTGGTTCAACGTATGCATTTTGCTTTTGCAGGGAACCATGATTAAGTTGTTTAAAGTGAAGGAGAAACAGAGAGAGCTTGCTGAAAATGCAAATGGAAAGCCACCAATTAAGAAACAAAGTGCAGGAGAGCTGCGTCTTCATAAAGgtatttccttttcaatttctttgtaaaatcttttttaatcaaattagtACTTTAAGCATTTCGTTTCATGCAAGGTAATTTGTTATATCTTTTAGCATGCCAAATTGGTCAATTTAGGTTTGATTAGCTAGGGTTTCATTTCAGTTGTTTGTTTACCTTCCTTAGAGATCTTCCATGTAAAGTTTCAGATGAAATAGTGCACTCTGATTATAATTTGAGACATGAGAAGTTGTGGTTGTCATGAACCAGTTTTCTCCTCTTTGGTATCATGGGAGCATGTGGAGTGTGTAGTAAATGTAGAAATGGCAAGAGAGAATGCAGTGCTTcctgataaaaaaaaagtaattgttTTTAGAAAATGTAGTACTTTACTTGGAGGGGGTGGGTGTTGTTGATCTCAGGTATTTCACAAACAGTCTGTCCACCTGCTACAACTACAAGTTTACAGGCCCATGCTGTGTATTGCTAGAATCCAACGTGTGTGTTGAAGTGGATCCCTCGTGAAGTGGTTTTTTGTACAGTGAAGGTAAGAAGTGGAGGTTGGACTGTTGGAGGAGGGTAAGTGTAAATGGAGGCCAGAAGGCAGTGAAACTTTGAGTGCCCCCCAAATTCATATTACATCATTCACGGGTTTCCTCAAATCTCCCATGTATGCTGTAGAGATTTGACGTATACATTGTCATTTCTTTGTTGACTCCTTTTACTCGTATATAGGCGAAAATTTGTGTTATGTTTGACCATCCACTGTTGAAGATTGATGTTGCTTGAACCTCTATATGTGACAGCTAACTGCATATGACTCTCACATATATTGAAAGTTAAAAGTGAAGATTATTGTTGCTTGATGCAAAGCACTTTCTAGTGAAGGGGTTCTCTTCGTCTTTCTTTTGATTGATGAACTTTCTGATGGAAGTTCATGAATAATTGTGTCAGTTCCTTCCTTCATTGACTCATTCTCCGATTCATTATAGAATGTTTCCTCTTATAATAAAGAATCTATACAAAAGGGattcatttatatttctttgttcCAGGTGGTTCTTTTCTCCGACTATTTATTTGTCTTCTATTTTTTTCCACACCAATGAAGATGGCCTTAACGTTTTTTTAATTTCCCTGTAGATATCAGTGAACTAAATCTACCTGAAACGTGTAGCATATCATTCCCTAACGGAAAAGATGACCTCATGAACTTTGAAGTCACCATTCGGCCTGATGAAGGATATTATGTGTAAGTAGTTCTGCTGAAATTATTCTCTCTTTAATGAAGTATATTCCTGAAAAAAGTTTACTTCGACTTGGATATACCTTTCTGCTTTCGTATTTTTATGGAAAATTGGTGCACTTCAAGTTAGCTTTCCTCGGTGCTGATAACGTACATTGTATTATTTGTTCGTATTCAGGGGTGGAACTTTTGTCTTCTCTTTCAGCATTTCTTCTATTTATCCTCATGAGGCTCCAAAGGTCAAGTGCAAGACAAAGGTGGGTAATGGTTTATAGCTTTTTTTCTTTCGattctcttttaatttcttgaagAATGAATTTAGATTCCAATTGTTTTATCCATAGCTCTGGAAACTCGGATTTTGCAGGTTTACCACCCGAATATTGACTTGGAAGGTAATGTGTGTCTCAACATTCTTCGAGAAGACTGGAAACCTGTGCTCAACATCAACACAATAATCTATGGCTTGTATCATTTGTTCACGGTACTTTAACTTCCTTCTAGTTTGATGTACTTTATGCTACTCTTAAGTAGTTGTTAGTTTATAACTTCCGCTTCTGCAGGAACCCAATCACGAGGATCCCCTCAATCATGAAGCAGCTGCTGTGTTGAGTGACAACCCCAGCTTGTTCGAGTCCAATGTCAGAAGGGCAATGTCTGGAGGATATGTAGGAGAAACGTTCTTCCAACGCTGCATATAAACGTCTCAGATGCAGAATCGATTAGTTGATGATGCTTACACCAGAAGTTGAAGGCTCTGAAAGTCTGTGAAGTTGGGACCAGGAAGAACCATTTTTACATGTGAAAAAGATTTGAGTGCAAAAATGTTATTAGATATTTGCAAAACTTAAAACCTGCAGAACGTTTTCTGTATGTAAGTGTTAAAACTGAAGCTGTTAAGAGACCCTTTGCCTGGATGAATTTATGTACAATCTGAACTTATGTTTTCGCGATCTTGCGcttcaattatcgtattattTATATGTGTTGTCATGTTTTCCTTTTAACATGTTCTCTTTTGCCTTCTTCACTTCTCTTTGTTTCTCATTTTTCTAACTACTCCGTGGTATCTTTACTTGAGTCAAGATTTATCGAAAACCTCAGAACATAAAGTAAGATGTACGTACACACTATTTTTTCCTAACTTCGATATAAGATAAGATTTAcgtatatactattttttttctaactcCACTTGTGAGAGTATATTCGTCAcgtaaatggagaagaaaaagaaaaacattgattttctcaacaaataattaattgtttccTATGTGGCAGATTTCTATTGGCTGGTTGactgaataaataattaaagagaCAACTCTGCTAACAAATCATTTTGtagcagaaaaaaaaaagtgaaatataaaaGAAGAATTGTTCCCCAACCACAAGGCCATAATCCCACAACATGTGCTTGGCTTTGTACAATTTACTTAGATAGTggtactatttttttattatatatgtatgatttttaatttgattaaaaataaaatttgttaaattagGGATGATTTAGTTGATTAGAGTTACGCAAGTATTAATAATGTTAAGGTTAATTATATagatttagttatttaattttatatctaaCATAACGAGATaacttataaatgtattaattatgtaaaaattgtaaatttactggatttcaaacataatgattTAAGTTCTACTAAATATGGTACTAGTTATAtcgaatttatataaataattcacttttttttattaatcacgCAATCCTTTCTGGATACATTACTAATTCACTttccaaccaacaacaacacgACTCTTAGGGTTGTTTGATAGTTGTTCAGATTACATAGTCTTAGTTAtgtatgtattaatttttttgtcttcttaCCCACAAAATAATATACGAAATTCATTATAATCTTTACTATATTAGTCATGCAGGTTTTAAACTTACCAATCGaatatcatattaatttatatataaataacctTTATAACTTAGGCAAAAAATCGATACATGATTAAGTTATATCTTTACCAGCTACCAAACCACCCTTTGTTTATTACAaattatatacacacacacaatataatatatctttttttttaatttcccaTTCAATCTCCATTCGACTATTTCAGATTCTTGTTAGATAGGACCTCATTCAATTTGCGTTGAATAGAATTCCACTAGGAGAATAACAATCAGAGCAAACCCCATCCACCATACTATATCCATATTATTTTCGATTCGCATTAAATAGGAGCTCATTGGATTCGCGCGGGGTAGAATACCATTTAGAAGGATAGCAAATGGAGCTACCCTATCCACGATCTCATATCTTGACTATTTCAAATTCACATTAGGTAAGGCTCATTCGATTCAATTCGCGCTAAGTAAGATTTCATTAGAAGGATAAACCTCATTCACGATACCACATCCGACCTATTTCAAATTCGTATTAAATAGGACCCCATTTTGATTCATTCGAAGGATAAAAGTCGGAGCAACCTCATTCACggtatcatattttatataggTGTAcacaacacacacacaaaaacaagaaaacacCACTCACTACCCATAGAGAGAAACAACAAAGATTCTTCTTTGCTTTGTTGAACGTCTTTCTCGTGAGTATAGTCTCAGACGTGTGTCTGCAACACCCCCCCCCACCGCCCCACGCCACCCTACCCCCACCTGGGACCACcccattttctcttcttctcataTATACACAcagatagagagagaaagagcgcgtgtgtgagagagaaagcgagaaacaacaacaacaaaatcatGATGTGGGAAGCTGGAGAATCACCAGCATCTTCTTCGGCCGGTGCCGGAGCTGGTGGAAGTGGAGGTGCCGGAGTTGGTTTACCGGAaagtggtggtggtggtggtggtgggagAAGGAAACCATCAtggagagaaagagagaataaCAGGAGAAGAGAGAGGAGGAGGAGAGCTGTAGCTGCTAAGATTTATACTGGTTTAAGAGCTCAAGGAAACTATAATCTTCCGAAGCACTGTGataacaatgaagttcttaaaGCTCTTTGTACTGAAGCTGGTTGGATCGTTGAACCTGATGGTACCACTTATCGCAaggtttttcaatttttttccctcTTCAATTTGCTTGATTCTTAGGttaatttctatgtttttggtGAACCCCATTACTGGGTTTTGCTTGGATTTGCTTAGATCTACAGGTTTGACAAATAGGTTTGCTTTTTTTTGGATCTAGATTGTATGGATTTTAGCATATATGAGCATCAATTTTTAAGTTGCTAAGCTTCTGGATTTGCtgaatttctttgttttgcCTGTTTATTGTTCTTGTATGTTGgttattttgagaaattagagTGATCTAGTGTATAGTTTTGTTAGAAACTGGAAGTGGTTTTTAGGGGGAAATGATTCAACTTTCCAGTTCAATTGTTGTTAATTTGGTAGTGCAAAAAGGGTGTCTTTGTTTGGAGCTTCTGGGGGTGGAGTTGGATGCCTTCGAGTTTCGCCTTAGGCTATGTTGCTTCGACTCTTCAAAATACCGATGGGTGTGTGTCGGATCCTCCAAGATTAGTGCATTGTTGTAGGATCTGCACAGGTATGAAATTGGAGAGACCGAGCAAGATAGGCTAAGGCGATAGTATCCAGCTTCACCCCAAAAGCTCCAAATAAAAGGACCTGTTTTTCATTACCAAATTAACAACAATTGAACTGGAAAGTTCAATCATTTTCCGTCCCGATGAGTGTGTGTCGAATCCTCCAAGATTAGTGCATTTTTGAAGGATCCGCATAGGTACGATATTGGTAAGTTTGAGCATCATGACCttaggtgttttttttttctgtagTGAATGCTTGCCGAGattccaaatttgttttttGTTGAGGTTTCTTTTATTAGCTCAATTGCCGCGCTTTTCTCTCTGAAATCTCAAATTTCATGAGAACATTCGTGTTAGTGTTTTCTGAGTTTGTCCATATTAATTGCGTGGTTTGGGATTTAGAACTTAACCAATAAGCAATATTTGAGGTGAAGACATTTGCTGCTAGAATAATATGATCTCCCCGTTGGGTTGAGCGTTGGATCAATTTTCTGTGTTGTTATGTTATCCTGCAAATTATCTCTCTGAAACTCAAATATTACTAAACTAAAGTGTGTGGCTTGGTTAACTTAACAATATGCAAAACTTGGGATCTGTTTTAGGTAAATTATAATCTCTTTGATACTGACTTTGTTTCAACTATTATGTGATTCAGGGATGCAAGCCAACCCCGATGGAGATTGGAGGCACTTCAACAAACATCACGCCAAGTTCTTCACGGCATCCAAGTCCCCCATCATCATACTTTGCTAGCCCAATTCCATCTTATCAGCCAAGTCCAACTTCCTCTTCTTTCCCCAGTCCATCTCGTGCTGATGCCAACATGTTATCACATCCATATTCTTTTCTCCAAAATGTCGTTCCTTCATCCCTTCCTCCATTACGAATATCAAACAGTGCCCCTGTAACTCCACCTCTTTCATCACCAACTAGGCATCCTAAGCAAACTTTCAATTTAGAAACTTTGGCCAAAGAATCAATGTTTGCTTTAAACATCCCTTTCTTTGCTGCTTCAGCCCCAGCAAGCCCAACTAGGGTTCAGCGTTTTACTCCTCCAACTATACCCGAGTGTGATGAATCTGACTCATCTACCATTGATTCAGGCCAGTGGATCAACTTTCAAAAGTATGCGTCAAATGTTCCACCTTCTCCAACATTTAATCTTGTAAAACCTGTGCCTCAGCCGCTTCGTCCTAATGATATGATCACAGACAAGGGTAAGAGCATAGACTTCGACTTTGAAAATGTATCAGTCAAGGCATGGGAAGGTGAAAGGATTCACGATGTAGGATTCGATGATCTGGAACTCACACTTGGAAGTGGCAATGCTCGCATATGATTGAGATTCTCTGATTTAGTTAGCTGATGAAGCACTTTGCATTCCAGTGGATTATTCCAGCCTCGTCTGGTGAGATATTGCCCAAACGTAGAGCTTGCATGAATCTCTGTTGCTACTTACCTTATGTATAACATTCCTTCCCCCCTTATTTGAAAAGCCCCCTTCAAAATTTATACAGGTCTTATCACAAGCATTTCGTGTAGATATATGCTTGCTTCTATGGTCGAGAATCAATTTCTTCATTGTAGACTAGATGAAGCTTCTTCACAACTATGAACTATCCATATTTGTCTATTAGAACtcgttttcttttctttctgtTGGAACTAGCTACAGTTGAAGTCGATGATGTACCTTGTAGTCTCTCTGATGTTTTTCGTGCACATCATGAAGACATGAAACGCGTTACAGTTTATACATTGGAGATTTTGTGTTGTGTTTGGTTGAAGATATTCTTGCTGTATTTTGGCCTAATAGCAAGATGCAGGGATTATGGATTTTGTTATCAGAACCCAGCAAGATGGACAACCAAATGGTTGTGTTTCATTCCAATTTTTGAGGTCTCTAAGGACACCAACTTAAAATGACTACATTCACTAGAAAGTAATGTTTGGTTCGAAGTGATTATAGGACGTTATGCTGAAGCTTACAATTTCAGTGATAGACTGACACATATTATTAAATGATATGACCAATTGACCTACTTATTTAAAAACTAATATGAAGCATGAAGCTAGTAGAGAGAAAATCTCTCAATTAACAAAAGTTTCTAAATGACCAGATCGTGGATGTTATTATGTCGATATGAGAAGAGAGTTCTTCAATTTATAGAGTTTCAAACTTTTTCTTGAGTAAaacaaatatgaaataatattatatttttttctttcaggAAATATTCAAGcattttatgataatactttGACTTTTcttgaagtaaaaaataaaactctaatataataagaaaatcaGAGCAAAACTCTAACAAATACAAGTagcaaacactaaaaataaaatagtttttttttcttaaacatcTTTTACTGAAAAAgtatattacttaaaaatagaaaaaatttacCAAGTATACATgtcaaaacatattttatacaaatttatattaaattttaaagatttttaacaaaaattttgacTTTGACCAACAATCAAGAACTAAGATAATCAACATATTCAAAACGTGTATCTACGAGTCAAATAATTGATCAAAACAACTACTTATTAGTgtacaaaacaaattttatcatTACTTATGAAGCgtaattaatgttattataataatcaatttagttcatactaaaaaaaaatccaacaaaACATTATTAGatgacacaaaaataaaataaaaattccattCATAAATTCTTTTCGAAATAAAACACAATTACAATACCAAGTCCCAATTATTATTTGGTGACTTCACATGTATTTTTTCCTTCCCTCACTACTggtaaaactaataaaaaataaaatgaaaaaacaataaaaatacgttttaataatattgaaattCTTGCATCCATAATTACCcaattttttgcataaaaaaacttttcacaaGATATGCAAATTCCTTGTAACACAAAAAAccacattacttcacatgttGGTTTTAAACATAAACCACATGTAATATAATAAAACATTAGTTCATGCATTATAGCTGAAACCACAAATGTACACACAATTGCTAATAAATTTGATGTGTTTTTACCCAAATTCTTCAAAGCTTCATTTGTTGGATCATATATTGtcaatctcaacattttcgATGAGTATCGGTTCCATCTCTTTCCCCAGAAATCTCGAAAAGATGTAGCTAAATACGGTTGCTTAAAAATCTCCTCCATCTCATACCTTTTGTAAATACTCATATCGAGAATCTCATATTTCTGACTAACATCTTTTAGGTCAGAAATTGGCTTTTTGATGGAAGTTTTGTCAGAAATCTCGTATTTTCGATCCACGATTTTTTCGTCATGAATTGACTTTTCGGATGTATTTCTGACAGACTTTTCATCGAAAATCGAAATTTTGAGTGGTAAAATGGAAATGAGTATAAAGTCAATAGGATTTTTGCAAAGGGAAAGAGGGCCTTTGTTGAAACAAAAGAGAATGAGTTTGAAAGAAGTAATCCATGTAATGAAAAAAGACAAAATGCCTCTAAGAAATGCAAATGAGAAACACCAAggcaaaaaatacaaaatgtaaaaaattggtgaaattaaaataattcttgGAATGCCTTTTGGGAATTTTGGAATTAAgaaataagaataatttaatgATAAAAGTAGAAGGAAAAATATAAGGAAAGGATTTTCCAAGAATTTGATTATCATAATCTTgtaattttccatttttttttttgggttttaaaataaaataattctacttGAAGTTATATAGAGTTCAATATTTAGGTTTTAAGCATTAATGGTGTGGTTGGtacgaatataaaaaataacgaaacttcttatatatgtttggtacataaataaaaaatattattaaagtcTTTCTATATAATTCAGACAGATATCCTTAAAATTATAGGTCTTAAGGAAATTATCTTAcgagttttcattttttttttatgtcgaAAAGACAATGTTCGATCtcctaatttaatattaattaatattcacATAATATACCTTATTATCCGATTTTTCACATAATATACCTTATTATATTTAACCTCAACTTATAAAACTATACTAGATATATTTTTATCGTCCTGACACATAAAATTCCTATGATATTTAATAACCTTACCTAACTTctgtttttttcatttatttcaatGGTACAATGTATTAAAAGCTAACTATGcacatttattaaaatatttaaaccaGTTAGTTGAGAAGCCAAAATTCAGgctttatatattatgattttttatgatcTAATTAATCTACTAGATATAAAGTTATACGTCTAGTAGAGCACAATAATTTTGGTTAACATCGTACATTCGTATTAACGAATTCACTTAATatatgtaataatttattaaatcttaatatttatcttttttatgattCAGAACTCATTAACTCGTAAATTTTATTCTGCCTCTAtgataaaatgatatttaactTGAAACGATAAAAGGATATCATCAaggatgtatatatatatgtttggcTAAATGGGCCTGGTTCAAACAAGTTCATGGGCTGAAAAAACATGGACCAGCTAAGGCCCATTATTTGCGCCCCGGCCCAGGcacaattttttcttctaaGCCTTATTTGGTGGGTCAACCCGATCCGATAGGTTTAGTTCGAAAGAAAAATCTCAACACACAACTAGGAcatatgagaaaaaaattaccTAACGATGTTTCTTTCTGCTGAAATTTGAACCTGAAACCTCATAGATCATAATCGACTTCGTCGATCACTATATCATACCCCTTGATAcaaaacaagagaaaaaaaattacctaatGATGTTAATCTCTGCCGAAATTTGAACCTAAATCCTCATAGATCTTAATCGACTTCATTGATCACTACGTCATACCCCTTAATACAAAACAAGAGAAAGAAATTACCTAACGATGTTTATCTATGCTGAAATTTGAACCTGAAACCTCATAAATCTTAATCAACCTCATTGATCACTACGTCATACCCCTTTCGTACAAAACATTTGAATTCACATTGTGATTATGCATAAACATTTGCCTTGTGATTGGCATAAGCATTATGTACAATATGCTTTTTGaatccacaattttttttcatccttCTAGCTAAAAAAAGACACTATCAAATATACTAGCCCCACAAAGCATCTTTGATACAACAACTCACTTCTAATAAGTTGACAAACTTTGCTAAAAAAAAACCATATTACATACACTGAAATCATGTCATGTTACATAATAACATTTTCTGTTCCAGCAGATTAATTCACTGAAAAGTGTCTAATATCTTTTTACCTTTCCTTCAAAGACCTGTTGCTAGACTTTCTTAACTCCCATGATGGTAAGCAGCCTTTCAAGGGTGATTGTAGAAATAACGAAGATGTCGATAACTGTCTTTGCCTTGTTGAGATTGAAGAAAGACAGCTAAAAGCACTTCTTAGCCTTCTTCGTTCAGTAACATATTCTGGTCCATTAGGGTCATGTTCCACCGCGGCAACTTTTAGAGCCTCGGGTAGCATGCAGTTGAATGATGAACCTACGGAGGCATATCATACAAAATCCTTAATAAGTTCGAAAACACCATGAGATAACTAGACAAAATTTTCCTTTTCAGAACTTTTATGCAGGTGGAGGAGGCGTGATGGGGGATCGGGGGTAGGAAGAAGACAATCAACGTGGAATGTCATTTATGGAACTTGTATTCCTATTCCAACGAAGAGATCATGATTTGTAAGAAACTTGTTTTCCAGAAGAAAATGattttggaaatattttgaCCAACCAAAcatagaaaaatagaaaaacattttccatataATGAtctccttcataccaaacataatCAGATTGTCATTATGAAGCACATTAATTTATGAGGTTAGTTCTCCGAGACCGAGTCCATAGATAAATCTAGAGAAAGATGCTTGTAGGCACTATTAGTTGTAGTTATTGTTAACTAAAGAGAGGTGAAATGACAGAGGATTACCTAATTTTGCAAGTCGGTTTACCCACTTTGGAATCTTTTTCCCGGTGAGCTTGTAGCATGTATCGTTGCAAAAATGGTTGCAGTTCTTCGAAATCAAATGATATGTGTCACCATTATAGCTAGCAGCTTGACGTTCGATAAACTCTCTAACCTGACAGGGATCCAACTTTGTAACCCCAATGAATATGGACTTCCTAAACTTGAACCCCGGGCATTGTCGTGGTTCAACTTCAAAGACACCACTGCTTGAATAGTCATGAGCTCCAAATGCATATTCTACACCATGAACTGTAAAATATGGGTCAGTTTCACCGAACGTACAAAAATATGAGGCGCCAAATAGTAATACAACTAATCTCCACGTTAAGTTTCACATATGGCTTCCTACTTCCTCATAAAACTATAACATGCAATGGTCAACCGTTAACACTTCTTCGGGATTCCCCTGTCGGAATGTCCCACATAAGGCTTTCTTAAGGGGATTAACCaaaatagaagtaaaaaataGATGCAGAAAAGACTTCTGTATGATATTCCGTAAATGAACGAATTTGGAATAACCAAAATGTGGAAAACTAATATATTTGTTACACACTCCATAACTTTCCAATCCCTCAAATATAAGACTGTTGTCTACATGTTTAAGACCGAAGAACGGAAAGCAAAGTTGACTTATGTTCGATTAACTTCAAACTTGAATTAGATTTCCCACTATAAGCTAGCCTATCGATACTAATTAAATGCGTCTATCTGTTCTTGAATGAAATAAATCACATTTACAGGTTGGATTCTACATGGATATATCCAACAAGTTTCGGTTCTGAATCTGAACGCAAGACTTCAGCTAATTAGCTAAAACAAAAGTCAAGATAGACAAACTAATTCATCGGGTAATGAAACATACTGCAGTATATTAGATCAAACAGAACTAGGAAAAGCAATATATAAGCAACATATCGATATCAAAAAATGGATATCGCATGTGTACATCGACAAACAACTAGCCGTGAATAACAAAAAAGGTAAGATGGAAAATCTAACAAGACTGTACCTTCCACACCAGAATGAAAAATACCAAGGCCAACCCAATATACATAGCCGTTCATAGGAGTCAAGTCATACACGTTGAGATAAACAGGTGTGTCGCCAGGACCATATCGATCCGACTTTGATTTGGGGAGCAAACAAAAATGTGCTGCTGATTTGGTCTTCAAATTGAGAGACGAAATTGATTTCCATCCTTTCTTTGGTTTTGTGGTCATTTTCCTTTCACTACTGAAATTAAGGTTCACTCAAGGCCCACCGGCCTCTTGATCTCTGCATGAACCAAGCAGCATAAGGAAACTTCAGGAACTTTAAGAATCCAGAAACCCGAAGAATGAAACtcgtaaaaaaatgaaaactcagaataaaataaagtaaagaacGAACAGAGAACGAGAAAATAAGGAAGTGAACCACAGAAAGATCAATATCAT
Proteins encoded in this window:
- the LOC101243776 gene encoding NEDD8-conjugating enzyme Ubc12-like — translated: MIKLFKVKEKQRELAENANGKPPIKKQSAGELRLHKDISELNLPETCSISFPNGKDDLMNFEVTIRPDEGYYVGGTFVFSFSISSIYPHEAPKVKCKTKVYHPNIDLEGNVCLNILREDWKPVLNINTIIYGLYHLFTEPNHEDPLNHEAAAVLSDNPSLFESNVRRAMSGGYVGETFFQRCI
- the LAT61 gene encoding mature anther-specific protein LAT61 (The RefSeq protein has 1 substitution compared to this genomic sequence), which produces MMWEAGESPASSSAGAGAGGSGGAGVGLPESGGGGGGGRRKPSWRERENNRRRERRRRAVAAKIYTGLRAQGNYNLPKHCDNNEVLKALCTEAGWIVEPDGTTYRKGCKPTPMEIGGTSTNITPSSSRHPSPPSSYFASPIPSYQPSPTSSSFPSPSRADANMSSHPYSFLQNVVPSSLPPLRISNSAPVTPPLSSPTRHPKQTFNLETLAKESMFALNIPFFAASAPASPTRVQRFTPPTIPECDESDSSTIDSGQWINFQKYASNVPPSPTFNLVKPVPQPLRPNDMITDKGKSIDFDFENVSVKAWEGERIHDVGFDDLELTLGSGNARI
- the LOC104645201 gene encoding acyl-CoA--sterol O-acyltransferase 1-like, with the translated sequence MENYKIMIIKFLENPFLIFFLLLLSLNYSYFLIPKFPKGIPRIILISPIFYILYFLPWCFSFAFLRGILSFFITWITSFKLILFCFNKGPLSLCKNPIDFILISILPLKISIFDEKSVRNTSEKSIHDEKIVDRKYEISDKTSIKKPISDLKDVSQKYEILDMSIYKRYEMEEIFKQPYLATSFRDFWGKRWNRYSSKMLRLTIYDPTNEALKNLGKNTSNLLAIVCTFVVSAIMHELMFYYITCGLCLKPTCEVMWFFVLQGICISCEKFFYAKNWVIMDARISILLKRIFIVFSFYFLLVLPVVREGKNTCEVTK
- the LOC101244066 gene encoding PPPDE putative thiol peptidase-like protein, whose product is MTTKPKKGWKSISSLNLKTKSAAHFCLLPKSKSDRYGPGDTPVYLNVYDLTPMNGYVYWVGLGIFHSGVEVHGVEYAFGAHDYSSSGVFEVEPRQCPGFKFRKSIFIGVTKLDPCQVREFIERQAASYNGDTYHLISKNCNHFCNDTCYKLTGKKIPKWVNRLAKLGSSFNCMLPEALKVAAVEHDPNGPEYVTERRRLRSAFSCLSSISTRQRQLSTSSLFLQSPLKGCLPSWELRKSSNRSLKER